The DNA segment GCCCCTCTTGGGCCTTGTGGGAGGGGGgcgagggaagaagggagggcagCCTGGCGGGCCCACCCCTTTTTGCCTTtccaggctgggaggctgggccagTGGGCCTTTTAACCAGCCTGGGCAGGCTGTGCCGGACACCAGCCCTGGACACCGTGCCTGGCCCCCGTGGTTCCGGCAGCCGCCAGCCTGGCCAGCCCGGTCAGCATGCAGCAGCAGCCCCCACCGGGGCCCCTGGCCCCTGCGGCCGAGCCGACCAAGCCCCCCTACAGCTACATCGCCCTGATTGCCATGGCCATCCAGAGCTCACCGGGGCAGCGGGCCACGCTCAGTGGCATCTACCGCTACATCATGGGCCGCTTCGCCTTCTACCGCCACAACCGGCCCGGCTGGCAGAACAGCATCCGCCACAACCTGTCCCTCAACGAGTGCTTTGTCAAGGTGCCCCGTGATGATCGCAAACCGGGCAAGGGCAGCTACTGGACGCTGGACCCCGACTGCCATGACATGTTCGAGCACGGCAGCTTCCTGCGCCGACGCCGGCGCTTCACCCGACGGGCAGGCGCCGAGGGAGCCAAGGGCCCCGCCAAGGTGCGCCGCAGACCCCTCCGAGCCACCAGCCAGGACCTAGGAGCCCCCGATGCTGCGACTGGCATGCAATGCCCGTTCCCACTGGAGCCGCCAGAGCCCAAGGGCCTAAGCTTTGGGGGTCTGGTGGGGGCCTTGC comes from the Delphinus delphis chromosome 15, mDelDel1.2, whole genome shotgun sequence genome and includes:
- the FOXS1 gene encoding forkhead box protein S1, whose amino-acid sequence is MQQQPPPGPLAPAAEPTKPPYSYIALIAMAIQSSPGQRATLSGIYRYIMGRFAFYRHNRPGWQNSIRHNLSLNECFVKVPRDDRKPGKGSYWTLDPDCHDMFEHGSFLRRRRRFTRRAGAEGAKGPAKVRRRPLRATSQDLGAPDAATGMQCPFPLEPPEPKGLSFGGLVGALPASVCPATTNARPRPPSEPKEMPTPKPAGPGELPVATSSSPSPAFGFPASFSEAEGFSKAPAPILTSEATIGGSYQCRLQALNFCMGTDPGLEHLLASAAPSPAPPTPPASLRAPLPLPADPKEPWVAGSFPVQGSSGYPLGLTSCLYRTPGMFFFE